The following coding sequences lie in one Halomonas sp. 'Soap Lake #6' genomic window:
- a CDS encoding NAD-glutamate dehydrogenase: MHYVAIEESRRDLLKQLQERLDARLEPARAAEVEAFARHFYATVPVEDLIDRRLDDLYGATLSVWQFLQNHDPKSPKVRVFNPDFEEHGWQSTHTFVAVLHEDMPFLVDSVRIELNRRGLTVHAIQNAVFAVDRDSQHQLKVLASPKDESAPEARESLIVIEVDRHTDPESLSRIERRLHDVLRDVRTAVGDFDEMCGQITAAIQELEKNCPPQIDPDDHEEAIAFLEWLLKDNFTFLGYDEYLLEGNELQRDSNSVLGVFRLDQPRYRERIRTEEGIDENEDYVLVPQLLSFAKSAHHSRVHRPTYPDYITVDRYDDDGNVIGERRFFGLFTSTVYNESPRNIPLLRRKLKAVMDIAGFNPHGHNGKQLLQVLEVYPRDDLFQISTESLASTALGILNIRERRQVRLFIRADVSGKFYSCLVFVPRDVFSTDLRQRIQGMLCDELDAHFGDFNTYLSESVLARIQLILRFNGDAPSQYDLKRLESKVARLARSWRDDLQAAMVEGFGEERANHLIDQFHEAFSASYREDFNARTAVFDVQHLLNLDNGEDLSLSLYRPLEEQAGGMNLKLFHRESQIPLSDVLPMMENLGLRVIGERPYDINAPQQRYWIHDFELEHSREGVNLSEMRDTFSEAFKRIWAGEADNDAFNRLIIGAGLDWREVAMLRGYARYLKQIRFGMSQDYIAATLVNYPTITQGLVELFRLRFDPAHLYSTTDDCVARLNEHLEGVASLNDDQLLRRFMELIQATLRTNYYQKTDGGGFKDYIAYKLEPSKVTGMPKPRPAFEIFVCSPRVEGVHLRGGKVARGGLRWSDRLEDFRTEVLGLVKAQQVKNAVIVPVGAKGGFVCKRMPENADRETQQKEGIACYQIFIRALLDVTDNLVGGEVVPPQNVVRHDEDDTYLVVAADKGTATFSDIANEISVEYGHWLGDAFASGGANGYDHKKMAITARGAWESVKRHFKNLDVNTQQDLFTVVGIGDMAGDVFGNGMLLSDKIQLVGAFNHLHIFVDPNPDADAAFAERKRLFNLPRSSWEDYSAELISKGGGVFSRSAKSIVITPEMQKVFGIEETRLSPNDLIRAMLKAKVDLIWNGGIGTYVKSSEETDADVGDKANDALRINGAELNCRVVGEGGNLGFTQRGRMEAAANGVRVYTDFIDNAGGVNCSDHEVNIKILIDEVVKRGDMTDKQRNQLLAEMTEEVADLVILDNYRQTQALDLSEILSHHGMGPYRRFISELESAGQIDRELEFLPSDDVLKERASSGQGMRLPELSVLISYAKSTLKGDLINSDVPDDLYIHRHLERLFPAVLTERYKDEMYEHRLKREIVATQVANDLVDHMGVVFVRRLIDSTGAGRADIARAYIVARDAFNLPSLWAQIEALDNQVPSRVQYSMMLDLMRMIRRATRWFLRLHLGLSTQDAIEYFRPRLAQLQEGIGELLSGEEQAAWRKRYDELQEAGVPEALASTVAAAPSLYAGLGIIQAARITNEKPQRVAEVFYEIGSRLELPWMIQQVTHLEVRDAWQAQARETFRDDIDRQQLALTTSVLKLEAGSRDTQERVAQWLEQHAELHRRWCRLIDEVRGGSEGGFALFAVAVRELVDLAESDSEA, encoded by the coding sequence ATGCATTACGTTGCGATTGAAGAGAGTCGGCGGGATCTTTTAAAGCAGCTACAAGAGCGATTGGACGCGCGACTGGAGCCTGCTCGAGCGGCAGAAGTTGAAGCCTTCGCTCGGCACTTTTATGCCACAGTGCCGGTTGAAGATCTGATTGATCGCCGGCTAGATGATCTCTACGGCGCAACGCTGTCGGTTTGGCAGTTTCTGCAAAACCATGACCCCAAAAGCCCTAAAGTAAGAGTATTTAATCCAGATTTTGAAGAGCATGGCTGGCAGTCAACGCATACCTTTGTCGCCGTTTTGCATGAAGATATGCCGTTTTTGGTCGATTCGGTACGCATCGAGCTTAATCGCCGAGGCCTAACGGTCCATGCTATCCAAAATGCTGTATTTGCGGTAGATCGAGATAGCCAGCACCAGTTAAAAGTACTTGCCTCGCCGAAGGATGAAAGCGCGCCTGAGGCACGGGAGTCGCTGATAGTTATTGAAGTGGACCGCCACACCGATCCTGAATCGTTGTCCCGAATTGAGCGCAGACTACATGACGTATTACGAGATGTACGCACTGCGGTAGGCGATTTTGACGAAATGTGCGGGCAAATTACCGCTGCGATCCAAGAGCTTGAAAAAAACTGCCCACCACAGATTGATCCAGATGATCATGAAGAAGCCATCGCTTTTTTAGAGTGGCTGCTGAAAGATAACTTTACGTTCCTCGGTTACGACGAATATTTATTAGAAGGCAATGAGCTGCAGCGCGACTCGAACAGCGTGCTGGGTGTTTTCCGCCTCGACCAGCCGCGCTATCGTGAGCGTATTCGCACCGAAGAGGGTATTGATGAGAATGAAGACTACGTGCTGGTCCCCCAGCTGTTGTCGTTCGCCAAGAGCGCTCATCACTCCCGTGTGCATCGCCCCACGTACCCTGATTACATCACGGTTGACCGCTATGACGATGATGGCAACGTAATCGGTGAGCGGCGCTTCTTTGGTCTGTTTACTTCTACGGTATATAACGAGTCTCCGCGCAATATTCCGCTGTTGCGCCGCAAACTAAAAGCCGTGATGGATATTGCCGGGTTCAACCCCCACGGGCATAACGGCAAGCAGTTGCTCCAGGTATTGGAAGTATATCCTCGCGACGACCTGTTCCAGATCAGCACGGAATCTCTTGCCAGTACTGCGTTAGGTATTCTCAATATTCGTGAGCGCCGTCAGGTACGCCTGTTTATCCGTGCAGACGTCAGCGGTAAGTTTTACTCCTGCTTGGTGTTTGTACCGAGGGATGTATTCTCTACCGATTTGCGCCAGCGTATTCAAGGCATGTTATGCGACGAGCTGGATGCCCACTTTGGTGACTTTAACACCTACTTATCTGAGTCGGTGCTAGCGCGTATTCAGCTCATTCTGCGCTTTAACGGTGATGCGCCCAGCCAGTACGATCTTAAACGCTTGGAAAGCAAAGTGGCGCGCTTGGCGCGCAGCTGGCGCGACGATCTGCAGGCGGCGATGGTCGAAGGGTTTGGTGAAGAGCGTGCCAACCACCTGATTGACCAGTTCCATGAGGCGTTCTCGGCGAGCTACCGCGAAGATTTCAATGCCCGTACGGCGGTGTTTGATGTTCAGCACCTGCTGAACTTGGACAATGGCGAGGATCTCTCTCTGTCGCTGTATCGCCCGCTGGAAGAGCAGGCAGGTGGCATGAACCTGAAGCTTTTCCACCGCGAGTCACAGATACCGCTCTCCGACGTGCTGCCGATGATGGAGAACCTCGGTCTACGGGTGATTGGCGAGCGTCCCTACGATATTAATGCGCCCCAACAGCGCTACTGGATTCATGATTTCGAACTGGAGCACAGCCGCGAAGGTGTCAACCTGAGCGAGATGCGCGATACCTTCAGCGAAGCGTTCAAGCGTATTTGGGCTGGCGAAGCGGATAATGACGCCTTCAACCGGTTAATTATTGGGGCTGGGTTGGACTGGCGTGAAGTGGCGATGCTGCGTGGCTACGCCCGCTATTTGAAGCAGATTCGCTTTGGCATGTCCCAAGACTATATCGCGGCCACCTTGGTGAATTATCCGACTATTACCCAAGGGCTTGTTGAGCTATTCCGGCTGCGCTTTGACCCTGCGCACCTGTACAGCACGACTGATGACTGTGTGGCTCGCTTGAACGAGCATCTTGAAGGCGTTGCCAGCTTAAACGATGATCAGTTGCTGCGCCGCTTTATGGAGCTGATTCAAGCTACCCTGCGTACCAATTACTATCAGAAAACTGATGGCGGCGGCTTCAAGGACTACATTGCCTATAAGCTGGAGCCTTCAAAAGTCACCGGCATGCCCAAGCCGCGCCCAGCGTTTGAGATTTTTGTGTGCTCGCCGCGGGTTGAGGGTGTTCACCTGCGCGGTGGCAAAGTAGCGCGGGGTGGTTTGCGTTGGTCTGACCGTTTGGAAGACTTCCGTACCGAAGTACTCGGTCTCGTGAAAGCCCAGCAGGTGAAAAACGCGGTAATCGTACCCGTAGGCGCGAAAGGTGGCTTTGTGTGCAAGCGCATGCCAGAAAACGCCGATCGCGAAACCCAGCAGAAAGAAGGTATTGCCTGCTACCAGATCTTTATTCGTGCTCTGCTGGATGTGACTGACAATTTAGTCGGTGGCGAGGTGGTGCCTCCGCAAAACGTGGTGCGTCATGATGAAGACGATACCTATCTGGTTGTCGCTGCTGACAAAGGGACGGCAACCTTCTCGGATATTGCCAACGAAATATCGGTAGAGTATGGCCACTGGCTGGGCGATGCCTTTGCTTCAGGCGGCGCCAATGGTTACGACCATAAAAAGATGGCGATCACCGCTCGTGGCGCATGGGAGTCGGTCAAGCGCCACTTCAAAAACCTCGATGTAAACACCCAGCAAGATCTGTTTACAGTAGTGGGCATTGGCGATATGGCTGGGGATGTTTTCGGCAACGGCATGTTGTTGTCAGATAAAATTCAGCTGGTGGGTGCGTTTAACCACCTGCATATTTTTGTCGACCCAAATCCCGATGCAGATGCGGCCTTTGCCGAACGTAAGCGGTTGTTCAATTTGCCCCGCTCAAGCTGGGAAGATTATAGCGCTGAGCTGATTTCCAAAGGTGGTGGTGTCTTTAGCCGTAGTGCTAAATCCATCGTCATTACGCCTGAAATGCAGAAAGTATTTGGCATTGAGGAAACACGCCTGTCGCCCAACGACCTCATTCGCGCCATGCTAAAAGCGAAAGTTGATCTTATTTGGAACGGTGGTATTGGCACCTATGTGAAAAGCTCTGAGGAAACCGACGCCGATGTGGGTGACAAAGCCAATGATGCACTGCGTATTAATGGTGCAGAGCTAAACTGTCGCGTAGTGGGCGAAGGTGGCAACCTGGGCTTTACCCAGCGTGGCCGGATGGAAGCGGCAGCCAATGGAGTGCGGGTTTACACCGACTTTATTGATAACGCCGGTGGGGTTAACTGCTCCGACCATGAGGTCAATATCAAGATATTGATCGATGAAGTGGTTAAGCGTGGCGATATGACCGACAAGCAACGCAACCAACTACTGGCGGAAATGACAGAAGAGGTCGCTGACCTGGTTATTCTGGATAACTATCGCCAAACCCAAGCACTGGATCTGTCAGAAATTCTTTCCCACCATGGGATGGGACCCTATCGCCGCTTTATTAGTGAGCTGGAGTCTGCTGGACAAATCGATCGCGAACTCGAGTTTTTGCCCTCTGACGATGTGCTCAAAGAGCGGGCCAGTAGTGGTCAGGGTATGCGCCTGCCAGAGCTTTCAGTGCTGATCTCCTATGCCAAGAGCACTCTGAAGGGCGATTTGATCAACTCCGATGTGCCTGATGATCTCTATATCCATCGCCATCTGGAACGCCTATTCCCGGCAGTACTGACCGAGCGCTATAAAGATGAGATGTACGAGCACCGTCTAAAGCGTGAGATTGTGGCGACTCAGGTGGCTAATGATCTTGTCGACCATATGGGGGTTGTATTTGTCCGCCGCTTGATAGACTCCACCGGCGCAGGCCGTGCTGATATCGCCCGTGCTTACATTGTTGCCCGAGACGCGTTTAATCTGCCTTCTCTTTGGGCGCAAATTGAAGCCCTCGATAACCAAGTGCCGAGCCGTGTGCAGTACTCCATGATGCTTGACCTGATGCGTATGATCCGCCGCGCTACGCGCTGGTTCCTGCGCTTGCACTTAGGGCTTTCTACTCAAGACGCGATCGAGTACTTCCGCCCGCGCTTGGCCCAGTTGCAAGAGGGGATTGGCGAACTGCTGAGTGGGGAAGAGCAGGCAGCATGGCGCAAGCGCTATGACGAGCTGCAAGAAGCGGGCGTGCCGGAAGCGTTGGCCTCAACGGTGGCGGCAGCACCTAGCCTCTATGCCGGGTTAGGCATTATTCAAGCGGCGCGCATCACCAATGAGAAGCCCCAGCGGGTGGCCGAAGTGTTCTATGAAATTGGCAGCCGCCTGGAGCTTCCCTGGATGATTCAGCAGGTTACCCACCTAGAGGTACGGGATGCCTGGCAAGCCCAGGCGCGGGAAACCTTCCGCGACGATATTGATCGCCAGCAGTTGGCGCTCACCACCAGCGTACTGAAGCTTGAGGCCGGAAGCCGCGATACCCAGGAGCGTGTCGCCCAGTGGCTTGAACAGCACGCTGAGCTGCATCGTCGTTGGTGCCGTCTGATTGATGAAGTACGTGGCGGTAGCGAAGGTGGGTTTGCGCTGTTTGCCGTTGCCGTACGTGAATTGGTCGACCTTGCGGAAAGCGATAGCGAAGCATAA
- the rmf gene encoding ribosome modulation factor produces MKRQKRDRFQRAYVHGYKAGVTGRSRDDCPSQDVNLREYWMSGWREGRGDQWDGMTGVSGIHKNPMVMT; encoded by the coding sequence ATGAAACGACAAAAACGTGATCGCTTCCAACGGGCTTATGTTCACGGATATAAAGCAGGTGTCACGGGTCGCTCTCGTGACGATTGTCCCAGCCAAGATGTAAATTTACGCGAATACTGGATGAGCGGTTGGCGTGAAGGGCGCGGTGATCAATGGGATGGTATGACTGGCGTCTCCGGCATCCATAAAAACCCCATGGTTATGACCTAA
- a CDS encoding WGR domain-containing protein produces the protein MIVRWETDHDYVLVHIHQDMFGDWIFSRAWGQIGTQFGGLKHQLADTLEQAQMWLEDEATIQTSRGFRKVLEAADHTPEGQEAMRQLSLLDAL, from the coding sequence GTGATCGTACGCTGGGAAACCGACCATGACTATGTGTTGGTACATATTCACCAGGATATGTTTGGCGACTGGATTTTTAGCCGCGCCTGGGGACAAATCGGCACCCAGTTTGGCGGGCTAAAGCACCAATTGGCAGATACCCTTGAGCAAGCGCAAATGTGGCTAGAAGATGAGGCTACCATCCAAACATCGCGGGGTTTCCGCAAGGTATTAGAGGCAGCCGATCATACGCCCGAAGGGCAAGAAGCTATGCGCCAGCTATCGCTACTTGACGCACTTTAG
- a CDS encoding quinone-dependent dihydroorotate dehydrogenase, with protein MYNLARSLLFRLDPETSHGMALRGLEALHWVGGIKRVYGDPVGDPIELMGLHFNNRVGLAAGLDKNADHLDALGALGFGFVEVGTVTPKAQPGNPKPRLFRLTGHDAIINRFGFNNKGVEHLVQQVKQRHYGGIVGINIGKNLTTSVEHALDDYLLCLEAVHGVADYIAVNISSPNTPGLRTLQFGEQLDALLGPIRARSHELDAETGRKVPLLVKIAPDMSEEEVALVAGSIAGNALDGVIATNTTISREAVSGDPQAEEAGGLSGKPVFEASNTVIRLLRAQLPTLPIIGVGGIDSGDTASAKIAAGADLVQLYSGLIYQGPGLVRECAEALKKAR; from the coding sequence ATGTATAACCTCGCCCGCTCGTTGCTGTTTCGTTTAGACCCTGAAACGTCTCATGGTATGGCGCTGCGAGGGCTGGAGGCCCTGCACTGGGTGGGAGGCATTAAGCGTGTGTATGGTGATCCGGTAGGTGATCCTATTGAGCTTATGGGACTACATTTTAATAATCGAGTAGGCTTAGCTGCTGGCTTAGACAAAAATGCTGACCATTTGGATGCGCTAGGCGCGTTGGGCTTTGGCTTTGTGGAAGTCGGTACTGTGACTCCCAAAGCGCAGCCAGGCAACCCTAAACCACGTCTATTCAGGTTGACGGGCCACGATGCCATCATCAATCGTTTTGGTTTTAATAACAAAGGGGTAGAGCATTTAGTTCAGCAAGTAAAGCAGCGCCACTATGGTGGTATTGTCGGTATCAATATCGGTAAAAACCTGACTACCTCTGTGGAGCATGCCCTTGATGATTACCTGCTCTGTTTAGAGGCGGTCCACGGTGTGGCAGATTATATCGCGGTGAATATTTCATCACCCAATACGCCAGGACTGCGTACGCTACAATTTGGCGAACAGTTGGATGCGTTACTAGGGCCTATACGTGCCCGTAGTCATGAGCTGGATGCTGAGACAGGCCGTAAGGTACCTCTGTTGGTAAAAATCGCCCCTGATATGAGTGAAGAAGAAGTCGCGTTAGTAGCGGGAAGTATTGCCGGTAACGCTTTAGATGGCGTGATCGCCACGAATACCACGATTTCTCGGGAAGCGGTAAGCGGTGATCCTCAGGCAGAAGAAGCAGGGGGACTCTCCGGAAAGCCTGTATTTGAAGCATCTAACACGGTTATTCGTCTGCTGCGCGCCCAGTTACCTACGCTGCCGATTATTGGCGTTGGGGGGATCGATAGTGGTGATACGGCAAGTGCTAAAATTGCCGCAGGAGCTGATTTGGTGCAGCTCTATTCTGGCCTGATTTATCAGGGGCCAGGGCTCGTTAGAGAGTGCGCTGAGGCGTTGAAGAAAGCGCGATAA
- the rlmKL gene encoding bifunctional 23S rRNA (guanine(2069)-N(7))-methyltransferase RlmK/23S rRNA (guanine(2445)-N(2))-methyltransferase RlmL — protein MTETTQTAPLNLLATCPKGIEGLLADELAALGAAPGKTTVAGVYFSANQETAYRVCLWSRLANRVILLLTREAMIDTAEQVREVVARLPWTQQLAPGKTLAVDFHGRSDHIRHTRFGAQTVKDGIVDSLQLAGQERPNIDIKTPNLRIYAHLHRSNLTLGIDLSGESLHRRGYRRDVGHAPLKENLAAALLVRAGWPERAKAGEPLLDPLCGAGTLLIEAALMAADQAPNLNRERFGFHGWAGHDESLWQELKREAEARASIGRKRCKTALVGFDQSPAALSAAKANAMRAGIPALITLHGQSLAQLTRPETLTAEQGLLITNPPYGERLGELPELVRLYAQLGEKAKALFPGWTLALFTGNPDLGHRLGLRAHKQYALKNGALDAKLLLMEIGSRQAGVDASSELVQQNGDAGQQGIVNEKPAVSENAQMFANRLAKNQKRLKKWLKQSGESCYRIYDADMPEYALAVDRYGDRVHVQEYAAPSSINPAQAQKRLFDALEVLPDALGVDASKVYIKRRERQTGSAQYQKRDASGERFEVREGSARLWVNLRDYLDTGLFLDHRPVRRMLGEMASGKRFLNLFCYTATATVQAALGGASDSVSVDMSNTYLEWARDNFALNKLDPRLHRVVRDDCFRWLETANAEFDLIFMDPPTFSNSKKMRDTLDVQRDHPRLVELAMARLAPGGTLVFSNNQRRFKLDEALSERYAVEDITSRTFDPDFQRRTNLHHVFLLRHKPSSV, from the coding sequence ATGACTGAAACGACCCAAACTGCCCCCCTTAACCTCCTGGCAACGTGCCCTAAAGGCATAGAAGGCCTGTTGGCGGATGAACTAGCGGCCCTGGGCGCCGCACCGGGTAAAACCACCGTGGCAGGCGTTTATTTTTCAGCCAACCAAGAAACTGCCTATCGGGTGTGTCTTTGGTCCCGGCTGGCGAATCGTGTAATTTTACTGCTGACGCGGGAAGCCATGATTGATACTGCCGAGCAAGTGCGTGAAGTGGTTGCTCGGTTACCCTGGACCCAACAGCTTGCTCCAGGCAAAACGTTGGCGGTGGATTTTCATGGTCGTAGTGACCATATTCGCCATACTCGGTTTGGTGCCCAAACTGTAAAAGACGGTATTGTCGACTCACTCCAGCTGGCGGGGCAGGAGCGACCTAATATCGACATTAAAACGCCCAATCTGCGCATTTATGCCCATCTACACCGCTCCAACCTAACGCTGGGTATTGATCTTTCCGGTGAGAGTTTACATCGCCGTGGCTATCGCCGTGATGTTGGTCATGCGCCGTTAAAAGAGAACTTAGCTGCTGCATTATTGGTACGTGCAGGCTGGCCTGAGCGGGCAAAAGCTGGTGAGCCGTTGCTAGACCCCTTGTGTGGTGCTGGTACGCTGTTGATTGAAGCTGCTTTGATGGCCGCTGACCAAGCGCCTAACCTCAATCGTGAGCGCTTTGGCTTTCATGGCTGGGCAGGCCACGACGAATCACTATGGCAAGAGCTTAAGCGTGAAGCAGAGGCGCGAGCCTCGATAGGCCGTAAGCGCTGTAAGACGGCGCTGGTGGGCTTTGATCAAAGCCCTGCGGCGCTATCTGCCGCGAAAGCGAACGCCATGCGTGCAGGCATTCCAGCGCTAATTACCCTACATGGGCAAAGCCTTGCTCAGCTAACGAGGCCAGAGACGCTGACCGCCGAGCAGGGGCTGTTAATCACTAACCCACCTTATGGCGAGCGCTTGGGTGAATTGCCAGAGCTGGTTCGCCTATACGCCCAGCTGGGTGAAAAGGCCAAAGCGCTGTTCCCTGGTTGGACGTTGGCACTGTTTACCGGCAACCCCGATTTAGGCCACCGCCTGGGACTGCGCGCTCATAAACAGTACGCTCTGAAAAATGGCGCTTTGGATGCCAAGCTGCTGCTAATGGAGATCGGCAGCCGTCAAGCTGGGGTCGATGCTTCCTCCGAGTTGGTGCAACAAAACGGCGATGCTGGTCAGCAGGGTATTGTTAATGAAAAACCTGCCGTGTCAGAAAATGCACAAATGTTTGCCAACCGGCTGGCGAAAAACCAGAAACGTCTGAAAAAGTGGCTAAAACAGAGTGGTGAGAGCTGCTATCGTATTTATGATGCTGATATGCCGGAATATGCCTTGGCGGTAGATCGTTACGGTGATCGAGTGCACGTGCAAGAGTACGCGGCGCCTAGCTCAATTAACCCTGCCCAGGCACAAAAGCGGCTATTCGATGCGCTGGAAGTGCTCCCTGATGCGCTGGGCGTTGATGCCAGCAAGGTCTATATCAAGCGTCGTGAGCGGCAAACTGGTAGCGCCCAGTACCAAAAACGTGATGCTAGTGGTGAAAGATTTGAAGTGCGCGAAGGTAGTGCGCGCCTTTGGGTGAACTTGCGTGATTACCTAGACACTGGCTTGTTTTTGGATCACCGTCCTGTGCGCCGTATGTTGGGTGAAATGGCCAGCGGCAAGCGCTTTTTGAACCTGTTTTGCTACACTGCCACGGCAACCGTGCAAGCTGCACTGGGCGGTGCAAGTGACAGTGTCAGTGTTGATATGTCGAATACCTACCTGGAGTGGGCACGAGATAATTTTGCGCTGAATAAACTGGATCCACGGTTACATCGAGTGGTACGTGATGACTGCTTCCGTTGGTTGGAAACCGCTAACGCTGAGTTTGATTTGATCTTCATGGATCCGCCGACATTTTCGAACTCCAAAAAAATGCGCGACACTCTAGACGTACAACGTGACCACCCGCGGCTAGTAGAGCTTGCCATGGCGCGTCTTGCTCCAGGTGGAACACTGGTGTTCTCGAACAATCAGCGGCGTTTCAAGCTGGATGAGGCACTTAGTGAGCGCTACGCGGTGGAGGATATTACCTCGCGTACCTTTGATCCTGATTTTCAGCGGCGCACCAATCTGCATCATGTCTTTTTGTTACGCCACAAACCGTCATCAGTATAA
- the pdxB gene encoding 4-phosphoerythronate dehydrogenase PdxB, with product MKLVIDANIPASDACFGAFGTLIRIPGREISACDVAEADALIVRSITQVNRALLAQSSVRFVGTCTIGTDHIDHELLTERGIHFASAPGCNAEAVVDYVLSSLLTVGEREGWPLLERKVGVVGVGNVGSRLQQRLQALGVETLLCDPPRAEKAREGQDGAGIEGQQGFVSLDELIDRCDVLCLHTPLVSDGPHATYQLLNAQRINELAPGTVLLNAGRGDCVDGLALRSRLAGKGDITAIFDVWEEEPGIDAGLRDLVALATPHIAGHSLDGKLRGSWMIQQALAALEGRPRQTPFSELCPPPALATLTLQHMLPVEDALRLCVRAVYDVRRDHDDLQRQIFQQGIKRGFDYCRAHYPLRREFNTLTVQLSGEAIALAGILRGAGFNVDAS from the coding sequence ATGAAACTTGTAATTGACGCTAATATCCCTGCTTCCGATGCCTGTTTTGGTGCCTTTGGGACGCTTATCCGCATACCAGGGCGAGAAATTAGCGCCTGCGATGTGGCTGAAGCCGATGCCCTGATTGTGCGCTCTATCACTCAGGTTAATCGGGCTCTGTTGGCACAAAGCTCGGTGCGCTTTGTAGGCACCTGTACGATTGGCACTGACCATATTGATCATGAACTATTAACCGAGCGAGGCATTCACTTTGCCAGCGCTCCTGGCTGTAATGCGGAGGCGGTGGTTGACTATGTACTTAGCAGCCTGCTCACCGTTGGCGAACGTGAAGGCTGGCCGCTTCTTGAGCGCAAGGTGGGGGTCGTAGGTGTTGGCAATGTTGGCAGCCGCTTGCAGCAGCGCTTGCAAGCGCTGGGGGTGGAAACGCTGTTGTGCGATCCGCCTCGAGCAGAAAAAGCACGTGAAGGGCAGGACGGTGCTGGGATAGAAGGGCAGCAGGGCTTCGTATCATTGGATGAATTGATCGACAGGTGTGACGTGCTCTGTCTGCATACGCCGCTTGTGAGTGATGGCCCTCACGCCACCTATCAACTACTCAATGCCCAACGGATTAATGAGCTTGCTCCTGGCACGGTGCTACTTAATGCTGGGCGTGGCGACTGTGTTGATGGCCTGGCACTGCGCAGCCGCTTAGCGGGTAAGGGCGATATCACTGCTATTTTTGATGTGTGGGAAGAGGAGCCGGGGATAGATGCCGGGCTACGAGATTTAGTGGCGCTTGCCACACCGCATATTGCCGGGCACAGTCTGGACGGAAAGCTGCGTGGTAGTTGGATGATTCAACAGGCATTGGCCGCGCTGGAAGGGCGGCCACGCCAAACTCCCTTTAGTGAGCTTTGCCCGCCGCCAGCGCTGGCGACCTTAACGTTGCAGCATATGCTGCCAGTAGAAGATGCGCTACGCCTCTGTGTGCGTGCCGTTTACGACGTACGCCGTGACCACGATGACTTGCAGCGCCAGATATTCCAGCAGGGGATCAAGAGAGGGTTTGATTACTGTCGCGCCCACTATCCGTTGCGCCGTGAATTCAACACACTCACTGTACAGCTATCAGGTGAAGCGATAGCACTAGCAGGCATACTGCGCGGGGCAGGGTTTAATGTGGATGCGAGCTAG
- a CDS encoding glutaredoxin family protein produces MIQLSIYTTLGCHLCAQLEALVTTLANQEVALHRIEISDDAVLVERYGVRIPVLVDNAGVELDRGFDLERLSNWLQERGWLDEAALKAITSPPEKAPPVGAHQRNGRRFLG; encoded by the coding sequence ATGATCCAACTATCGATTTACACCACTCTGGGCTGTCATCTATGTGCCCAGCTAGAAGCGCTAGTAACAACGCTAGCGAACCAAGAGGTAGCGCTGCACCGTATCGAAATCAGCGACGATGCTGTGCTTGTGGAGCGTTATGGGGTGCGTATTCCGGTCTTGGTGGATAACGCAGGTGTCGAGCTAGATCGAGGGTTTGATTTGGAACGGCTAAGTAATTGGCTGCAAGAGCGTGGCTGGTTGGATGAAGCGGCACTTAAAGCGATTACCTCGCCGCCTGAAAAAGCACCGCCGGTAGGCGCACATCAGCGTAACGGGCGGCGTTTTTTGGGTTGA